Proteins encoded within one genomic window of Brassica rapa cultivar Chiifu-401-42 chromosome A09, CAAS_Brap_v3.01, whole genome shotgun sequence:
- the LOC103836769 gene encoding xanthine dehydrogenase 1 isoform X1: MGSLKKEGEMEQIGDEFTEAILYVNGVRRVLPDGLAHMTLLEYLRDLGLTGTKLGCGEGGCGACTVMVSNYDRTSNKCIHYAVNACLAPLYSVEGMHVISIEGVGHRKHGLHPLQESLASSHGSQCGFCTPGFVMSMYALLRSNKTPPSEEEIEESLAGNLCRCTGYRPIVDAFRVFAKTNDALYSGLSSLSLQDGSSICPSTGKPCSCGDGRFQPISYSDTDGAKYTEKELIFPPELLLRKLAPLKLRGDGGMIWYRPVRLQYLLHLKAKHPEAKLLVGNTEVGIEMRLKRLQYQVLICVGQVPELNTVNVNDNGVEIGSALRLSELLKLFRKVVKERPAHETSACKAFIEQLKWFAGTQIRNVASVGGNICTASPISDLNPLWMASRAEFKIINCYGDVRSVRARDFFSGYRKVDMESNEILLSVLIPWTRPLEYVKEFKQAHRREDDIAIVNGGMRVFLEERGGELFVSEAIVAFGGVAPVTLRARKTEEFLIGKSWSKGLLQDALKVIQSDVLIDEDAPGGMVEFRKSLVLSFFFKFFLWVTHHLRDVKQALETFPPSYTSAVQSFARPCRAGRQDYETVRQGTAVGLPEVHLSARMQVTGEAEYTDDTPVPPNTLHAALVLSKMPHARIISIDDSESKSSPGFAGLFLAKDVPADNKIGPVVADEELFATDVVTCVGQVIGVVVADTHENAKAAAGKVEVEYEELPAILSIKEAIATKSFHPNTEKMLKKGDVEICFQSGQCDRIIEGEVQMGSQEHFYMEPHGSLVWTSDGGNEVHMISSTQDPHRHQLYVSHVLGLPMSKVVCKTKRIGGGFGGKETRSAFIAAAASVPSYLLNRPVKLILDRDVDMMISGHRHSFVGKYKVGFTNEGKVLAYDLEIYNNGGNSLDLSQAVLEIAMFNSDNVYDIPHVRIRGNVCFTNYPSNTAFRGFGGPQGMLITENWIHRIAAELDRSPEEIREMNFQVEGSITHYSQCIQHCTLHQLWKELKVSCNFLKARTEVDEFNSHNRWKKRGVAMVPTKFGVSFTKTFMNQAGALVHVYTDGTVLVTHGGVEMGQGLHTKVAQVAASAFNIPLSSVFVSETSTDKVPNASPTAASMSSDMYGAAVLDACEQIKARMEPVGSKLSFNSFAELASACYFQRIDLSAHGFYIVPDVGFDWISGKGDPFRYYTYGAAFAEVEIDTLTGDFHTRTVDIKLDLGYSLNPAIDIGQIEGAFVQGLGWVALEEVKWGDASHKWIKPGNLLTCGPGNYKIPSINDIPFNFNVSLLKGNPNSKGIHSSKAVGEPPFFLASSVLFAIKDAVKAARAEVGLGSEWFPLDTPATPERIRMACFDEFTCPFVSSDFCPELSV, translated from the exons ATGGGTTCACTGAAGAAGGAAGGAGAGATGGAGCAGATCGGAGACGAGTTTACGGAGGCGATACTGTACGTCAATGGCGTTCGTAGAGTGTTACCTGATGGCCTTGCTCATATGACACTTCTTGAATATCTCAGAG ATTTAGGACTGACCGGGACAAAGCTGGGGTGCGGTGAAGGTGGTTGTGGGGCTTGCACGGTGATGGTCTCTAATTATGACAGAACATCAAACAAATGCAT ACACTATGCTGTCAACGCTTGTTTAGCACCTCTCTATTCCGTAGAAGGAATGCATGTAATATCCATTGAGGGAGTTGGTCATCGCAAACACGGCTTGCACCCACTTCAG GAGTCATTGGCATCTTCTCATGGTTCACAATGTGGGTTTTGCACTCCCGGGTTCGTCATGTCCATGTATGCGTTACTGAGGTCTAATAAAACCCCACCTTCTGAAGAGGAGATCGAAGAGTCTCTCGCAGGAAACTTATGTCGCTGTACTGGTTACAGACCCATTGTTGATGCCTTTCGGGTTTTCGCAAAAACTAATGATGCTCTATACAGTGGCTTATCTTCACTTAGCCTCCAAGACGGTTCAAGTATTTGCCCATCTACTGGTAAACCTTGTTCATGTGGTGACGGTAGATTCCAGCCCATCTCTTATAGTGATACAGATGGGGCTAAGTATACGGAGAAGGAGCTTATCTTCCCTCCTGAGCTTTTACTGAGGAAGTTAGCTCCTCTGAAGTTGAGAGGAGATGGAGGGATGATATGGTACAGACCCGTGAGACTTCAGTACTTGCTCCATCTCAAGGCAAAACATCCTGAAGCAAAGCTACTGGTAGGTAACACTGAGGTGGGAATCGAAATGAGGCTGAAGAGGTTACAGTATCAGGTGTTGATATGCGTTGGTCAAGTCCCAGAACTTAACACAGTGAATGTTAATGACAATGGTGTAGAGATTGGTTCAGCTTTGAGACTTTCTGAGCTCCTGAAACTATTCAGGAAGGTTGTAAAGGAGCGTCCTGCACATGAGACATCAGCTTGCAAGGCTTTTATTGAGCAGCTGAAGTGGTTTGCTGGGACACAGATAAGAAACGTTGCTTCCGTTGGTGGGAACATATGTACAGCTAGTCCTATATCTGATCTAAACCCTCTTTGGATGGCTTCAAGAGCAGAGTTCAAGATAATCAACTGCTACGGAGACGTTAGGTCGGTACGTGCAAGAGATTTCTTCAGTGGCTACCGTAAAGTGGATATGGAGAGCAACGAGATCTTGTTGTCAGTGTTGATACCGTGGACGAGGCCTTTGGAGTATGTGAAAGAGTTTAAACAGGCCCACCGTAGAGAGGATGATATAGCTATCGTCAACGGTGGAATGCGTGTGTTTCTCGAAGAGAGAGGTGGAGAGCTGTTCGTTTCTGAAGCAATAGTTGCTTTTGGTGGTGTGGCTCCGGTTACTTTGCGTGCAAGAAAGACTGAGGAGTTTCTGATTGGAAAGAGTTGGAGCAAAGGTCTTCTTCAAGATGCGTTGAAGGTTATACAAAGTGATGTGTTAATTGATGAAGACGCTCCTGGTGGTATGGTGGAGTTTCGGAAGTCTCTAGTCCTAAGCTTCTTCTTTAAGTTCTTCTTATGGGTTACTCATCATTTACGCGATGTAAAGCAAGCTTTAGAGACTTTCCCACCCTCTTATACGTCAGCTGTGCAATCGTTTGCTCGGCCATGTAGAGCTGGAAGACAAGACTATGAGACAGTAAGACAAGGAACAGCTGTTGGCTTGCCGGAAGTCCATCTTTCAGCAAGAATGCAG GTCACAGGGGAAGCAGAATATACTGATGATACTCCAGTGCCTCCTAATACCTTGCATGCTGCTTTAGTGCTAAGCAAAATGCCACATGCTCGCATAATTTCTATTGATGATTCAGAATCCAAATCTTCACCTGGTTTTGCTGGTCTGTTTCTTGCCAAAGACGTTCCAGCAGATAATAAGATTGGACCTGTGGTAGCTGATGAAGAATTATTTGCTACAGATGTGGTCACATGTGTGGGACAA GTCATTGGTGTGGTTGTTGCGGATACACATGAAAATGCAAAAGCTGCAGCAGGAAAAGTTGAAGTTGAGTATGAAGAGTTACCAGCAATATTATCAATCAAGGAGGCTATTGCTACTAAAAGTTTCCACCCAAACACAGAGAAAATGCTAAAGAAAGGAGATGTAGAGATATGCTTTCAGTCAGGTCAGTGCGATAGGATAATAGAAGGAGAGGTTCAAATGGGCAGCCAGGAACACTTTTACATGGAGCCTCATGGTAGTTTGGTTTGGACAAGTGATGGAGGCAACGAAGTTCATATGATCTCATCCACTCAA GATCCTCATAGGCACCAGCTATATGTTTCTCATGTTCTTGGACTTCCAATGTCTAAAGTGGTATGCAAAACCAAAAGAATTGGTGGTGGCTTTGGTGGCAAGGAAACGAGATCAGCCTTCATAGCTGCTGCTGCTTCTGTTCCTTCCTACCTATTGAACCGACCAGTGAAACTCATACTGGACAGAGACGTGGACATGATGATATCTGGTCACCGTCATAGTTTTGTTGGAAAGTACAAG GTTGGGTTTACAAATGAAGGAAAAGTTTTGGCGTATGACCTTGAAATCTACAACAACGGTGGAAACTCTTTGGATCTTTCCCAAGCTGTTCTTGAGATTGCAATGTTTAACTCTGATAATGTCTATGATATCCCACATGTGAGGATCAGAGGGAACGTTTGCTTTACTAACTATCCTAGCAACACTGCTTTCCGAGGCTTTGGAGGTCCACAAGGCATGCTTATAACTGAAAATTGGATCCATAGAATCGCAGCTGAACTTGATAGAAGCCCTGAAGAAATCAGA GAGATGAACTTTCAAGTGGAAGGCTCTATCACACATTACTCTCAGTGTATTCAGCATTGCACACTGCATCAGCTTTGGAAGGAGCTGAAAGTGTCTTGCAACTTTCTAAAGGCTCGTACAGAAGTTGATGAGTTTAATAGCCATAACCGGTGGAAAAAGCGTGGTGTGGCTATGGTTCCTACAAAGTTTGGCGTATCATTTACCAAAACGTTCATGAACCAG GCAGGTGCTCTTGTGCATGTGTACACAGACGGTACTGTTTTGGTGACACATGGAGGAGTAGAGATGGGTCAAGGATTGCATACAAAAGTTGCTCAAGTTGCTGCGTCTGCCTTTAACATTCCCCTTAGTTCCGTTTTTGTATCAGAGACAAGCACCGACAAG GTTCCAAATGCGTCACCAACCGCTGCTTCTATGAGCTCTGACATGTACGGTGCTGCGGTTTTGGACGCTTGTGAGCAGATTAAAGCACGAATGGAACCTGTTGGTTCTAAACTCAGTTTCAACTCTTTTGCTGAG CTGGCAAGCGCATGCTATTTTCAACGAATAGACCTCTCGGCTCATGGCTTTTACATTGTTCCCGACGTTGGCTTTGACTGGATCTCTGGTAAAGGAGACCCTTTCAGATATTACACCTATGGAGCTGCATTTGCGGAAGTTGAGATCGATACATTAACCGGTGACTTTCACACAAGAACGGTCGATATAAAGTTGGACCTGGGATATTCTCTTAACCCAGCCATAGATATTGGACAA ATAGAAGGAGCATTCGTACAAGGGTTAGGTTGGGTAGCTCTAGAAGAAGTGAAATGGGGAGATGCATCTCATAAATGGATTAAACCGGGGAATCTACTCACTTGCGGACCTGGAAACTACAAGATACCTTCCATTAACGACATTCCCTTCAACTTCAATGTTTCTCTTctcaag gGGAATCCAAACTCAAAGGGGATACATTCGTCCAAAGCGGTTGGCGAGCCTCCGTTTTTCCTGGCATCATCGGTTTTATTTGCGATTAAAGATGCAGTCAAAGCGGCTCGAGCCGAGGTGGGTCTTGGCAGCGAATGGTTCCCTTTGGACACTCCTGCTACTCCAGAACGTATCAGGATGGCTTGTTTCGATGAGTTTACTTGTCCGTTTGTGAGTTCAGATTTCTGTCCTGAGCTTAGTGTTTGA
- the LOC103836769 gene encoding xanthine dehydrogenase 1 isoform X3, producing the protein MIWYRPVRLQYLLHLKAKHPEAKLLVGNTEVGIEMRLKRLQYQVLICVGQVPELNTVNVNDNGVEIGSALRLSELLKLFRKVVKERPAHETSACKAFIEQLKWFAGTQIRNVASVGGNICTASPISDLNPLWMASRAEFKIINCYGDVRSVRARDFFSGYRKVDMESNEILLSVLIPWTRPLEYVKEFKQAHRREDDIAIVNGGMRVFLEERGGELFVSEAIVAFGGVAPVTLRARKTEEFLIGKSWSKGLLQDALKVIQSDVLIDEDAPGGMVEFRKSLVLSFFFKFFLWVTHHLRDVKQALETFPPSYTSAVQSFARPCRAGRQDYETVRQGTAVGLPEVHLSARMQVTGEAEYTDDTPVPPNTLHAALVLSKMPHARIISIDDSESKSSPGFAGLFLAKDVPADNKIGPVVADEELFATDVVTCVGQVIGVVVADTHENAKAAAGKVEVEYEELPAILSIKEAIATKSFHPNTEKMLKKGDVEICFQSGQCDRIIEGEVQMGSQEHFYMEPHGSLVWTSDGGNEVHMISSTQDPHRHQLYVSHVLGLPMSKVVCKTKRIGGGFGGKETRSAFIAAAASVPSYLLNRPVKLILDRDVDMMISGHRHSFVGKYKVGFTNEGKVLAYDLEIYNNGGNSLDLSQAVLEIAMFNSDNVYDIPHVRIRGNVCFTNYPSNTAFRGFGGPQGMLITENWIHRIAAELDRSPEEIREMNFQVEGSITHYSQCIQHCTLHQLWKELKVSCNFLKARTEVDEFNSHNRWKKRGVAMVPTKFGVSFTKTFMNQAGALVHVYTDGTVLVTHGGVEMGQGLHTKVAQVAASAFNIPLSSVFVSETSTDKVPNASPTAASMSSDMYGAAVLDACEQIKARMEPVGSKLSFNSFAELASACYFQRIDLSAHGFYIVPDVGFDWISGKGDPFRYYTYGAAFAEVEIDTLTGDFHTRTVDIKLDLGYSLNPAIDIGQIEGAFVQGLGWVALEEVKWGDASHKWIKPGNLLTCGPGNYKIPSINDIPFNFNVSLLKGNPNSKGIHSSKAVGEPPFFLASSVLFAIKDAVKAARAEVGLGSEWFPLDTPATPERIRMACFDEFTCPFVSSDFCPELSV; encoded by the exons ATGATATGGTACAGACCCGTGAGACTTCAGTACTTGCTCCATCTCAAGGCAAAACATCCTGAAGCAAAGCTACTGGTAGGTAACACTGAGGTGGGAATCGAAATGAGGCTGAAGAGGTTACAGTATCAGGTGTTGATATGCGTTGGTCAAGTCCCAGAACTTAACACAGTGAATGTTAATGACAATGGTGTAGAGATTGGTTCAGCTTTGAGACTTTCTGAGCTCCTGAAACTATTCAGGAAGGTTGTAAAGGAGCGTCCTGCACATGAGACATCAGCTTGCAAGGCTTTTATTGAGCAGCTGAAGTGGTTTGCTGGGACACAGATAAGAAACGTTGCTTCCGTTGGTGGGAACATATGTACAGCTAGTCCTATATCTGATCTAAACCCTCTTTGGATGGCTTCAAGAGCAGAGTTCAAGATAATCAACTGCTACGGAGACGTTAGGTCGGTACGTGCAAGAGATTTCTTCAGTGGCTACCGTAAAGTGGATATGGAGAGCAACGAGATCTTGTTGTCAGTGTTGATACCGTGGACGAGGCCTTTGGAGTATGTGAAAGAGTTTAAACAGGCCCACCGTAGAGAGGATGATATAGCTATCGTCAACGGTGGAATGCGTGTGTTTCTCGAAGAGAGAGGTGGAGAGCTGTTCGTTTCTGAAGCAATAGTTGCTTTTGGTGGTGTGGCTCCGGTTACTTTGCGTGCAAGAAAGACTGAGGAGTTTCTGATTGGAAAGAGTTGGAGCAAAGGTCTTCTTCAAGATGCGTTGAAGGTTATACAAAGTGATGTGTTAATTGATGAAGACGCTCCTGGTGGTATGGTGGAGTTTCGGAAGTCTCTAGTCCTAAGCTTCTTCTTTAAGTTCTTCTTATGGGTTACTCATCATTTACGCGATGTAAAGCAAGCTTTAGAGACTTTCCCACCCTCTTATACGTCAGCTGTGCAATCGTTTGCTCGGCCATGTAGAGCTGGAAGACAAGACTATGAGACAGTAAGACAAGGAACAGCTGTTGGCTTGCCGGAAGTCCATCTTTCAGCAAGAATGCAG GTCACAGGGGAAGCAGAATATACTGATGATACTCCAGTGCCTCCTAATACCTTGCATGCTGCTTTAGTGCTAAGCAAAATGCCACATGCTCGCATAATTTCTATTGATGATTCAGAATCCAAATCTTCACCTGGTTTTGCTGGTCTGTTTCTTGCCAAAGACGTTCCAGCAGATAATAAGATTGGACCTGTGGTAGCTGATGAAGAATTATTTGCTACAGATGTGGTCACATGTGTGGGACAA GTCATTGGTGTGGTTGTTGCGGATACACATGAAAATGCAAAAGCTGCAGCAGGAAAAGTTGAAGTTGAGTATGAAGAGTTACCAGCAATATTATCAATCAAGGAGGCTATTGCTACTAAAAGTTTCCACCCAAACACAGAGAAAATGCTAAAGAAAGGAGATGTAGAGATATGCTTTCAGTCAGGTCAGTGCGATAGGATAATAGAAGGAGAGGTTCAAATGGGCAGCCAGGAACACTTTTACATGGAGCCTCATGGTAGTTTGGTTTGGACAAGTGATGGAGGCAACGAAGTTCATATGATCTCATCCACTCAA GATCCTCATAGGCACCAGCTATATGTTTCTCATGTTCTTGGACTTCCAATGTCTAAAGTGGTATGCAAAACCAAAAGAATTGGTGGTGGCTTTGGTGGCAAGGAAACGAGATCAGCCTTCATAGCTGCTGCTGCTTCTGTTCCTTCCTACCTATTGAACCGACCAGTGAAACTCATACTGGACAGAGACGTGGACATGATGATATCTGGTCACCGTCATAGTTTTGTTGGAAAGTACAAG GTTGGGTTTACAAATGAAGGAAAAGTTTTGGCGTATGACCTTGAAATCTACAACAACGGTGGAAACTCTTTGGATCTTTCCCAAGCTGTTCTTGAGATTGCAATGTTTAACTCTGATAATGTCTATGATATCCCACATGTGAGGATCAGAGGGAACGTTTGCTTTACTAACTATCCTAGCAACACTGCTTTCCGAGGCTTTGGAGGTCCACAAGGCATGCTTATAACTGAAAATTGGATCCATAGAATCGCAGCTGAACTTGATAGAAGCCCTGAAGAAATCAGA GAGATGAACTTTCAAGTGGAAGGCTCTATCACACATTACTCTCAGTGTATTCAGCATTGCACACTGCATCAGCTTTGGAAGGAGCTGAAAGTGTCTTGCAACTTTCTAAAGGCTCGTACAGAAGTTGATGAGTTTAATAGCCATAACCGGTGGAAAAAGCGTGGTGTGGCTATGGTTCCTACAAAGTTTGGCGTATCATTTACCAAAACGTTCATGAACCAG GCAGGTGCTCTTGTGCATGTGTACACAGACGGTACTGTTTTGGTGACACATGGAGGAGTAGAGATGGGTCAAGGATTGCATACAAAAGTTGCTCAAGTTGCTGCGTCTGCCTTTAACATTCCCCTTAGTTCCGTTTTTGTATCAGAGACAAGCACCGACAAG GTTCCAAATGCGTCACCAACCGCTGCTTCTATGAGCTCTGACATGTACGGTGCTGCGGTTTTGGACGCTTGTGAGCAGATTAAAGCACGAATGGAACCTGTTGGTTCTAAACTCAGTTTCAACTCTTTTGCTGAG CTGGCAAGCGCATGCTATTTTCAACGAATAGACCTCTCGGCTCATGGCTTTTACATTGTTCCCGACGTTGGCTTTGACTGGATCTCTGGTAAAGGAGACCCTTTCAGATATTACACCTATGGAGCTGCATTTGCGGAAGTTGAGATCGATACATTAACCGGTGACTTTCACACAAGAACGGTCGATATAAAGTTGGACCTGGGATATTCTCTTAACCCAGCCATAGATATTGGACAA ATAGAAGGAGCATTCGTACAAGGGTTAGGTTGGGTAGCTCTAGAAGAAGTGAAATGGGGAGATGCATCTCATAAATGGATTAAACCGGGGAATCTACTCACTTGCGGACCTGGAAACTACAAGATACCTTCCATTAACGACATTCCCTTCAACTTCAATGTTTCTCTTctcaag gGGAATCCAAACTCAAAGGGGATACATTCGTCCAAAGCGGTTGGCGAGCCTCCGTTTTTCCTGGCATCATCGGTTTTATTTGCGATTAAAGATGCAGTCAAAGCGGCTCGAGCCGAGGTGGGTCTTGGCAGCGAATGGTTCCCTTTGGACACTCCTGCTACTCCAGAACGTATCAGGATGGCTTGTTTCGATGAGTTTACTTGTCCGTTTGTGAGTTCAGATTTCTGTCCTGAGCTTAGTGTTTGA
- the LOC103836773 gene encoding uncharacterized protein LOC103836773, with product MEVKNQINGREEEIKNKMKKKRSRGMHVIGVALYMLRRRRRTKPFRNGFWRRVVESFQQLKNDKITMQPPSNITIMPPASPVKEKPPASNDDRLSEMVEVFTATSSSCSSGISGYGSAKSLRDMDCLDEDEDDDDDEDCYRDVDGGDEMIDVKAEEFIERFYEQMRMQNQAYTGRCKGKGTMTV from the coding sequence ATGGAAGTCAAAAACCAGATCAATGGTAGAGAAGAAGAGATCAAGaacaagatgaagaagaaaagatcACGTGGCATGCACGTGATTGGTGTAGCTTTGTACATGCTTCGCCGTCGTAGGAGGACAAAGCCGTTTAGAAATGGGTTTTGGCGGCGAGTTGTTGAGTCCTTTCAGCAGTTGAAAAACGATAAGATTACCATGCAGCCACCGTCTAATATTACGATAATGCCACCGGCTTCTCCGGTGAAGGAGAAACCTCCAGCGAGTAATGACGATCGGCTATCAGAGATGGTAGAGGTTTTCACGGCGACGTCTTCTTCTTGCTCTTCGGGAATCTCCGGATATGGATCGGCAAAGTCGTTGCGTGATATGGACTGtcttgatgaagatgaagatgatgatgatgatgaggattgCTATCGTGACGTTGATGGAGGTGATGAGATGATTGACGTGAAAGCGGAGGAGTTTATTGAGAGATTTTACGAGCAAATGAGGATGCAAAATCAGGCTTATACAGGACGTTGCAAAGGCAAAGGGACGATGACGGTCTAG
- the LOC103836774 gene encoding uncharacterized protein LOC103836774 — protein sequence MLSSRALNAASRSSLSRPLLAKRLASSGRTADPDIHGRNDGDEPSLFPTDPEGLDDVANPKTPADEIVPDIRPPGLEKEPLKPPKNPRTTSHKIESTPVGLPADPSLQQKRK from the exons ATGCTCTCTTCACGAGCTCTTAATGCAGCGTCTCGTTCGTCTCTCAGTCGTCCTCTTCTCGCCAAGAGACTAGCTTCTTCCGGTCGAACTGCTGATCCTGATATCCATGGTCGTAACGATGGAGACGAGCCTAGTCTTTTCCCAACAGACCCCGAA GGTTTGGATGATGTAGCGAATCCCAAGACTCCGGCAGATGAGATTGTACCGGACATTCGACCACCCGGTTTAGAAAAAGAACCGCTTAAGCCTCCTAAAAACCCACGAACTACTTCACACAAGATTGAGTCTACTCCGGTTGGTCTGCCTGCAGATCCCAGTCTCCAACAGAAACGAAAATAA